In Escherichia ruysiae, a genomic segment contains:
- the envC gene encoding murein hydrolase activator EnvC — MTRATKPRRFAVRPIIYASVLCAGVLLCTFSAHADDRDQLKSIQADIAAKERAVRQQQQQRSSLLAQLKKQEEAISEATRKLRETQNTLNQLNKQIDEMNASIAKLEQQKAAQERSLAAQLDAAFRQGEHTGIQLILSGEESQRGQRLQAYFGYLNQARQETIAELKQTRAEVAMQRAELEEKQSEQQTLLYEQRAQQAKLTQALNERKKTLAGLESSIQQGQQQLSELRANESRLRNSIARAEAAAKARAEREAREAQAVRDRQKEATRKGTTYKPTESEKSLMSRTGGLGAPRGQAFWPVRGPTLHRYGEQLQGELRWKGMVIGASEGTEVKAIADGRVILADWLQGYGLVVVVEHGKGDMSLYGYNQSALVSVGSQVRAGQPIALVGSSGGQGRPSLYFEIRRQGQAVNPQPWLGR; from the coding sequence ATGACACGGGCCACGAAACCGCGCAGGTTTGCAGTCAGGCCCATCATTTACGCCAGCGTTCTTTGCGCTGGCGTATTGTTGTGCACTTTTTCTGCCCACGCGGATGACCGCGACCAACTCAAGTCTATTCAGGCTGATATCGCTGCCAAAGAGCGTGCGGTACGCCAACAACAGCAACAACGCTCAAGCCTGCTGGCACAATTGAAAAAGCAGGAAGAGGCGATCTCCGAAGCCACTCGTAAACTGCGCGAAACGCAAAATACGCTCAATCAACTGAATAAACAGATTGATGAGATGAACGCCTCGATTGCCAAACTGGAACAGCAAAAAGCGGCTCAGGAACGCAGTCTCGCCGCGCAACTGGACGCCGCATTTCGCCAGGGTGAGCATACGGGTATACAGCTCATTCTCAGCGGTGAAGAAAGCCAGCGCGGTCAGCGTTTACAGGCTTATTTCGGCTATCTCAACCAGGCGCGACAAGAAACCATCGCCGAACTGAAGCAAACACGTGCAGAAGTCGCCATGCAGCGCGCCGAACTGGAAGAGAAACAGAGCGAGCAACAAACGCTGTTATACGAACAACGCGCCCAGCAGGCGAAGCTGACCCAGGCGCTGAACGAGCGTAAGAAGACGCTGGCAGGGCTGGAATCTTCCATTCAACAAGGTCAGCAGCAGCTAAGTGAACTGCGCGCTAACGAATCTCGTCTGCGCAATAGCATTGCTCGTGCAGAAGCGGCAGCAAAAGCGCGTGCTGAACGAGAAGCGCGTGAGGCTCAGGCTGTTCGCGACAGGCAAAAAGAAGCGACGCGCAAAGGCACCACCTACAAACCTACCGAAAGCGAAAAATCGCTGATGTCCCGAACCGGTGGTCTGGGTGCGCCGCGTGGTCAGGCATTCTGGCCGGTTCGCGGGCCGACGCTGCATCGCTATGGCGAACAGCTACAGGGCGAACTGCGCTGGAAAGGGATGGTTATTGGTGCCTCTGAAGGTACTGAAGTTAAAGCGATTGCCGATGGTCGGGTGATTCTGGCTGACTGGCTGCAAGGCTACGGTCTGGTGGTGGTGGTTGAGCACGGTAAAGGCGACATGAGCCTTTATGGCTATAATCAGAGCGCACTGGTGAGCGTTGGTTCGCAGGTTCGCGCGGGTCAGCCAATTGCACTGGTGGGCAGCAGTGGCGGTCAGGGTCGGCCCTCACTCTATTTCGAAATTCGCCGCCAGGGTCAGGCGGTCAATCCACAACCGTGGTTGGGAAGATAA